A section of the Paenibacillus yonginensis genome encodes:
- a CDS encoding flavodoxin gives MSKILIVYASLTGNTEEIAELIAEGIQAAGSEVVLKMVDECSAVELLKYDAFMLGAYTWGGGELPDEFLDFVEELEELDLQGRPAAVFGSGDTGYPIYCGAVDELEDRLKAWGAALVQGGLKIEYGPSQEEKGKCRDFGRTFVQSLDIVT, from the coding sequence GTGAGCAAAATCCTTATCGTCTATGCCAGTTTAACAGGCAATACGGAAGAGATTGCCGAGTTGATCGCGGAGGGCATCCAAGCCGCCGGATCAGAAGTGGTTCTGAAAATGGTGGATGAATGCAGTGCAGTTGAACTGCTGAAATATGATGCTTTTATGTTGGGGGCTTATACATGGGGAGGAGGGGAGCTTCCGGATGAATTTCTGGATTTCGTAGAGGAGCTGGAGGAGCTTGACCTCCAAGGGAGACCTGCGGCGGTGTTCGGCAGCGGGGATACAGGCTACCCAATTTACTGCGGGGCGGTTGATGAGCTGGAGGATAGGCTCAAAGCATGGGGAGCAGCGCTTGTTCAGGGCGGGCTGAAGATAGAATACGGCCCGAGCCAGGAAGAGAAAGGGAAATGCCGGGATTTTGGCCGGACCTTTGTCCAAAGCCTGGACATCGTTACCTGA
- a CDS encoding carbohydrate ABC transporter permease has protein sequence MARRRAAFYWMTIPAVVLFFLFHTFPALQGVYYSFTNWNGFGDHYDFIGFKNYYYLFQDSNVWNAYGFTFKFAVVATIFINLISLLIALGLNASIKARNFFRAVYFLPNILSVLIVGYIFNYLFSNVFPIWGAHLGSDTLAGNILGNEKFAWLGVSFVAVWQGIAFNTILYLSGLQTIPTDIYEASNLDGASKWQEFWKITFPMIAPFFTINMVLAMKNSLMVFDLIVALTNGGPGRATQSISHLIYTGGFEGGEFAYQSANSVIYFIVIALISIIQIRFLQRRETDM, from the coding sequence ATGGCTAGACGACGCGCGGCGTTTTACTGGATGACGATTCCGGCTGTAGTTCTCTTTTTCTTATTTCATACCTTTCCAGCCCTTCAGGGCGTTTATTATTCCTTTACCAACTGGAACGGCTTTGGGGATCATTATGATTTCATCGGCTTCAAAAACTATTATTACCTGTTCCAGGACAGCAACGTCTGGAATGCTTACGGGTTCACCTTCAAATTTGCGGTGGTGGCCACGATCTTTATCAACCTCATCAGCCTGCTCATCGCGCTGGGTCTGAACGCCAGCATCAAAGCGCGGAATTTCTTCCGGGCGGTGTATTTCCTGCCGAATATCCTGAGCGTACTGATCGTCGGATATATTTTTAACTACTTGTTCTCGAACGTATTTCCGATTTGGGGCGCCCATTTGGGCAGCGACACGCTGGCGGGCAATATTTTGGGGAATGAAAAATTCGCCTGGCTCGGCGTATCGTTCGTAGCCGTCTGGCAGGGCATCGCTTTTAACACAATTCTGTATCTGTCCGGCCTGCAGACCATTCCAACCGATATCTACGAAGCCTCCAATCTGGACGGGGCAAGCAAATGGCAGGAGTTTTGGAAAATCACCTTCCCGATGATCGCGCCCTTCTTCACCATCAACATGGTGCTGGCCATGAAAAACTCGCTGATGGTGTTCGACCTGATCGTCGCTTTGACCAACGGCGGGCCGGGACGCGCTACGCAGTCGATCTCCCACCTGATCTACACCGGCGGCTTTGAAGGCGGCGAATTCGCCTATCAATCAGCCAACTCGGTGATCTATTTTATCGTGATTGCGCTGATTTCGATTATTCAAATCCGATTCTTGCAGAGAAGGGAGACGGATATGTGA
- a CDS encoding pentapeptide repeat-containing protein has product MGSVKGTSGFLLQREELKADCEQCFGLCCAALPFAASVDFAADKPAGQACRHLQEDFRCGIHGSLREQGYRGCTVYDCFGAGQKLSQETFGGASWREHPETGKLMLEVFPVMWQLHELLWYLAEALTLGGASALHDRIKAALEETRRLTALGADELAGLNVSIHRGEVGALLLQASELERKEKARQLRSSGRRTKKAGRGADLIGASLSGADLSCANLRGAYLIAADLRKADLRSADLIGADFRDADLRGADLTGSLFVTQAQMNAAKGNMETKLPAGIIRPAHWS; this is encoded by the coding sequence TTGGGTTCGGTAAAGGGGACATCGGGCTTCCTGCTTCAGCGGGAGGAGCTAAAAGCGGATTGCGAGCAATGTTTTGGGTTATGCTGCGCGGCGCTGCCGTTTGCAGCTTCCGTTGATTTTGCGGCTGACAAGCCTGCCGGGCAGGCCTGCCGCCATCTGCAGGAGGATTTTCGGTGCGGCATCCACGGAAGCCTTCGAGAGCAGGGATATCGCGGCTGTACGGTTTATGATTGTTTCGGGGCCGGACAGAAGCTGTCCCAGGAGACGTTCGGTGGCGCAAGCTGGCGGGAGCATCCGGAGACCGGAAAGCTAATGCTTGAAGTGTTCCCCGTCATGTGGCAGCTTCATGAGCTTCTTTGGTATCTTGCCGAGGCTTTGACTCTGGGCGGTGCCTCCGCACTCCATGATCGGATAAAGGCCGCTTTGGAAGAAACCCGACGGCTGACAGCGCTCGGTGCAGATGAATTAGCCGGTTTGAATGTAAGTATACACCGCGGGGAAGTCGGCGCTTTGCTGCTGCAGGCCAGCGAGCTGGAGCGGAAAGAGAAAGCCCGGCAGCTGAGAAGCTCCGGTCGCAGAACGAAGAAAGCGGGGCGGGGAGCAGACTTGATAGGCGCGAGTCTCAGCGGAGCCGACCTAAGCTGCGCCAACTTGCGCGGGGCTTATTTGATCGCCGCTGATCTGCGGAAGGCGGACTTGAGGTCAGCCGATCTGATTGGCGCGGATTTCCGCGATGCTGATCTCCGCGGCGCGGATTTGACGGGCAGCTTGTTTGTGACCCAGGCGCAGATGAATGCGGCTAAAGGGAATATGGAGACGAAACTGCCCGCCGGTATTATCCGTCCGGCCCATTGGAGCTGA
- a CDS encoding 2,3-butanediol dehydrogenase produces MKALRWHGVKDLRIETIEEPVTAKGQVKIKIEWCGICGSDLHEYAAGPIFISQGAPHPLTHEEAPVVMGHEFSGQVVEVGEGVTRFKTGDRVVVEPIFNCGECAACRQGKYNLCEQMGFLGLAGGGGGFSEYVATEEHRVHKIPESVSFEQGALVEPSAVALYAVRQSQFKVGDRAVVFGAGPIGLLVIEALKASGASSIYAVELSQERRNKAEELGAIGINPAEQDVIAEICRLSDGGADVAFEVTGVPVVLQQAIQSTRIGGQIMIVSIFEKEAAIHPNQIVMQERNIAGIIGYRDVFPAVISLMEQGYFSAEKLVTKRIALDDAVEQGFEALLKEKNQVKILVTPNR; encoded by the coding sequence ATGAAAGCATTACGTTGGCACGGTGTTAAAGACCTGAGAATCGAAACTATCGAGGAACCGGTGACAGCCAAAGGGCAAGTCAAAATTAAAATCGAATGGTGCGGGATCTGCGGCAGTGATCTGCACGAATATGCGGCAGGCCCTATTTTTATATCCCAAGGTGCTCCACATCCCTTAACCCATGAAGAAGCTCCTGTTGTTATGGGCCATGAATTTTCCGGACAGGTGGTCGAGGTTGGAGAAGGCGTGACCCGCTTCAAAACCGGCGACCGGGTCGTAGTAGAACCTATCTTTAATTGCGGGGAGTGTGCGGCTTGCCGGCAAGGCAAATATAATTTGTGCGAACAGATGGGCTTCCTCGGTCTGGCTGGAGGCGGCGGCGGTTTCTCCGAATACGTTGCGACCGAAGAGCACCGTGTGCACAAAATTCCGGAAAGCGTTTCCTTTGAGCAGGGGGCATTGGTTGAACCCTCTGCGGTAGCCCTGTATGCCGTACGCCAAAGCCAATTTAAGGTCGGCGACCGAGCAGTGGTATTTGGAGCCGGTCCTATCGGACTGCTGGTCATCGAAGCGCTTAAAGCATCCGGTGCCTCGTCCATTTATGCCGTGGAGTTGTCGCAGGAACGCCGGAACAAAGCCGAAGAGCTTGGAGCCATTGGCATCAACCCGGCCGAGCAGGATGTGATTGCTGAAATTTGCCGCCTGTCGGACGGCGGAGCCGACGTGGCTTTTGAAGTGACCGGCGTTCCAGTCGTGCTTCAGCAGGCGATCCAATCTACGCGGATTGGCGGCCAGATCATGATCGTAAGCATTTTTGAAAAAGAAGCGGCTATCCACCCGAATCAAATCGTCATGCAGGAACGGAATATTGCAGGCATCATCGGATACCGGGATGTTTTCCCTGCCGTTATCAGCCTCATGGAGCAGGGATATTTCTCCGCCGAGAAGCTTGTCACCAAACGTATTGCTTTGGATGACGCCGTCGAGCAAGGCTTTGAAGCGCTGCTTAAAGAGAAGAACCAGGTGAAGATTCTGGTCACTCCCAACCGCTAA
- a CDS encoding iron-hydroxamate ABC transporter substrate-binding protein, with protein MKKLFIPLLVLVVLALSACGNNQNNSANSAGNTPPSSSASSDNASSTNANSSTAPAASDNASGTITYQSENGPLELPANPQRVVALAGYAGNLIGLGVPLVGVDSWTKSDPNFKEQLKDIPEVSEENLEKIIELKPDLIITSSDAKNLDKLKQIAPTVAYTYNKVDYLQQILEIGKAVNQEQKAADWIADFKERAKQLGDEIKAEIGADKTVTVMEGDSKQLYVFGDAWGRGTEVLYQAMGLKMPDKVKEMTSKQGYYDLSLEVLPQYIGDYAIYSKDPSMDNSFQGTDTYKNIPAVKNNHVFEVDANTFYFNDMISLDYQLDFFKKSFLGS; from the coding sequence ATGAAAAAGTTATTTATCCCCCTGTTAGTCCTTGTAGTGCTTGCACTAAGCGCCTGCGGCAACAATCAGAACAACAGCGCTAACAGCGCCGGCAATACGCCCCCAAGCTCCAGCGCGAGCTCGGACAATGCCAGCTCCACTAATGCCAATTCTAGTACAGCCCCTGCTGCAAGCGACAACGCCTCCGGGACGATCACGTATCAGTCCGAGAACGGGCCGCTCGAGCTTCCGGCGAACCCGCAGCGTGTGGTCGCTCTGGCCGGTTATGCAGGCAATCTGATCGGATTGGGTGTCCCGCTTGTCGGCGTGGATTCCTGGACCAAATCGGATCCTAATTTTAAGGAGCAGCTGAAGGATATCCCGGAGGTGTCCGAAGAAAATCTGGAAAAAATCATTGAGCTTAAACCCGACTTGATCATTACGAGCTCAGACGCCAAAAACCTCGATAAATTAAAGCAGATTGCTCCCACTGTCGCTTATACATATAACAAAGTGGACTACCTGCAGCAGATTTTAGAAATCGGCAAAGCGGTCAACCAGGAGCAAAAAGCAGCCGACTGGATCGCCGATTTCAAGGAACGCGCCAAGCAGCTGGGCGATGAAATCAAAGCCGAAATCGGCGCGGATAAAACCGTAACCGTCATGGAAGGCGATTCAAAGCAGTTGTATGTCTTTGGGGATGCCTGGGGCCGAGGAACCGAAGTCCTCTATCAGGCAATGGGCCTGAAAATGCCGGATAAAGTCAAGGAGATGACCTCCAAGCAGGGCTATTATGATTTGTCTCTGGAAGTCCTGCCGCAGTATATCGGAGACTACGCCATTTATTCGAAGGACCCTTCGATGGATAATTCCTTTCAAGGAACCGATACGTACAAAAACATCCCTGCCGTCAAAAATAACCATGTATTTGAAGTGGATGCCAACACCTTCTATTTCAACGACATGATATCCCTTGATTATCAGCTTGATTTCTTCAAGAAATCGTTCCTGGGCAGCTAA
- a CDS encoding LacI family DNA-binding transcriptional regulator, translated as MEQNRKVTIEDVAKQAGVGIATVSRALNDSGGISAATKAKILQVVDEMGFVPNTSAQSLKIRQTRQIALAVPDIRNAIIPDIAWSVEQAAKQHGYRVVQINTLGNARLELETLREIKKLHVDGLVIMPLAYPKTLENLINRASLPVSVINYGKKLSPDLKADVVGLARQEGKLVMEHLQQIGRTRIAYAGAPKDKIEERYRAYEESVSQVDVSLVYFGEDFNFETGRRAADYFYSLKHMPDAIYAVNDMVAIGIVNRFKELGVKVPEQVAVVGIDNNLWATVTTPKISSVSIMGSEVGRLAAELLLKRIQSAEAAAYERVEFEPRLIVRESSAAPTRYSGPSA; from the coding sequence ATGGAACAGAACAGAAAAGTAACGATCGAAGACGTAGCCAAACAGGCCGGAGTAGGCATTGCGACCGTCTCTCGTGCGCTGAATGACAGCGGGGGGATCAGCGCAGCAACTAAAGCCAAAATTTTGCAGGTGGTCGATGAAATGGGGTTTGTCCCCAACACCTCCGCCCAAAGCTTGAAAATCCGGCAGACCCGGCAGATTGCCCTTGCGGTTCCCGATATTCGAAATGCGATTATTCCCGACATTGCCTGGTCGGTGGAGCAGGCCGCCAAGCAGCATGGATACCGGGTGGTGCAGATCAACACGCTGGGCAATGCGCGGCTGGAGCTGGAGACGCTGCGCGAGATTAAGAAGCTGCATGTAGACGGTTTGGTTATAATGCCCCTAGCCTATCCCAAAACGCTGGAAAACCTGATTAACCGGGCAAGTCTGCCTGTCTCCGTCATCAATTACGGGAAAAAACTGAGTCCCGACCTGAAAGCCGATGTGGTCGGGCTTGCAAGGCAGGAAGGCAAGCTGGTGATGGAGCATCTGCAGCAAATCGGCCGGACGCGGATCGCTTACGCGGGAGCGCCGAAGGACAAAATTGAAGAGAGATACCGCGCCTATGAGGAATCCGTCAGCCAGGTGGATGTTTCGCTGGTTTATTTCGGCGAAGATTTCAACTTTGAGACGGGACGGCGGGCCGCGGATTATTTCTATAGCCTCAAACATATGCCTGACGCTATTTATGCGGTGAACGACATGGTGGCTATCGGGATCGTCAACCGGTTTAAAGAACTTGGCGTCAAGGTGCCCGAGCAGGTGGCGGTGGTCGGAATTGATAACAATTTGTGGGCTACCGTTACTACGCCCAAGATCAGCTCGGTCTCCATCATGGGCAGCGAGGTGGGGCGGCTGGCGGCTGAATTGCTGCTGAAGCGCATCCAATCCGCAGAAGCCGCAGCTTATGAACGGGTTGAATTTGAACCCCGGTTGATCGTCAGGGAATCCAGTGCGGCTCCGACCCGGTATTCCGGTCCGTCTGCCTGA
- a CDS encoding ABC transporter substrate-binding protein, with protein MRRFGRTVSVITAVLLAGTLLSSCGGTTSADGKVHIEFFQNKPEAKDSFDKLVAKFNAENPNIEVTQVNPPDAETVLLTRVVKNDEPDIVGMGATDTFSILSQSGIFEDLTGQPLLDRVNPAYVKQITDVTGMADITGVPYATNANGIMYNKEIFRKLNLQVPKTWDELIQTAQAVKAAGIIPFYFTYKDDWQTNLSFNALGPNIVGNDFFKARRAGETTFKEHFREVAEKMLALLDYGHSDNFGKTYADGNRSFARGEAAMYIQGTWAIPELRKTNPDLELGFFPFPTGNDPNKVNLISGVDTLLAITQSSKHKEEAAKFVEFLLQPENIGQYIDEQTAFAAVEGVNQDDPAVAELKPYFEQSRFVDFADHFIPAAVQLNSITQSFLQNHNIDWFLNTLDTEWDKVANRRQTQ; from the coding sequence ATGAGAAGGTTCGGCAGAACTGTAAGCGTCATCACCGCTGTCCTGCTGGCAGGCACTCTGCTGTCATCATGCGGCGGCACAACGTCCGCGGACGGCAAAGTGCATATCGAATTTTTCCAGAACAAGCCGGAGGCCAAAGATTCTTTCGACAAGCTGGTTGCCAAGTTTAACGCTGAGAATCCGAATATCGAAGTAACGCAGGTAAATCCGCCGGATGCCGAAACCGTTTTACTCACAAGAGTGGTCAAAAACGATGAACCGGACATCGTCGGCATGGGCGCAACGGACACCTTTTCCATTTTGTCCCAAAGCGGCATCTTTGAAGACCTGACCGGTCAGCCTTTGCTGGATCGAGTAAACCCTGCTTATGTCAAACAAATCACCGATGTAACCGGAATGGCCGACATCACCGGGGTCCCTTACGCGACCAATGCCAACGGCATTATGTACAACAAGGAAATTTTCCGCAAGCTGAACCTGCAGGTGCCCAAAACGTGGGACGAGCTGATCCAAACCGCCCAGGCCGTGAAGGCTGCCGGGATCATTCCTTTTTATTTCACCTATAAGGACGATTGGCAGACCAACCTTTCCTTTAACGCCCTCGGGCCGAATATTGTGGGCAACGATTTCTTCAAGGCCCGCCGGGCCGGCGAAACCACTTTTAAGGAGCATTTCCGGGAGGTAGCGGAAAAAATGCTCGCTTTGCTGGACTACGGCCACAGCGACAATTTCGGCAAAACCTACGCCGACGGCAACCGCTCTTTCGCCCGCGGCGAAGCCGCCATGTACATCCAGGGAACCTGGGCCATTCCCGAGCTCCGCAAAACAAACCCGGATCTGGAGCTGGGATTTTTCCCTTTTCCTACCGGCAATGATCCGAACAAAGTCAACCTGATCTCCGGCGTGGATACGCTGCTCGCCATTACGCAGTCCTCCAAACATAAAGAGGAAGCGGCCAAATTCGTAGAATTCCTGCTGCAGCCTGAAAATATCGGCCAATACATCGACGAGCAAACCGCGTTTGCCGCTGTGGAAGGCGTCAATCAGGACGACCCGGCGGTTGCGGAGCTTAAACCGTATTTTGAACAGTCCCGTTTCGTGGACTTTGCGGACCATTTCATTCCGGCGGCCGTTCAACTGAATTCCATTACCCAGTCATTCCTGCAAAATCATAATATCGACTGGTTCCTGAACACCTTGGACACGGAGTGGGACAAAGTCGCCAACCGGCGGCAGACCCAATAA
- a CDS encoding alpha/beta fold hydrolase: MDNPFTSPITGYVTTEGDTLYYEIRGGGQPLLLIPSEGDAGCYEAVAPLLAKHYQVITYDRRGHSRSTRRDPDRFDIGRQARDAVAVLQAAGHDAALVFASGDGGVIALEMIKSQPQAMKAAVIHEPPVIRLLPDSKRWRYFFGGVSRTAEIHGVSEAMFMLSLSLKLPPQAQSRIPQAYKDRLAGNAAFYVNHELTPLVHYKPSAELLLASGVPLRLAAGRLTLDNDLYCGQTAKVLAEALGSEPAVLPGHHLSFFDMPEEWAAALAEILPVG, translated from the coding sequence ATGGACAATCCCTTTACGTCTCCAATAACCGGATATGTAACTACTGAAGGCGATACGCTATATTATGAAATTCGCGGCGGTGGACAACCGCTGCTCCTAATTCCCAGCGAAGGGGATGCCGGCTGTTATGAGGCTGTCGCCCCCCTGCTCGCCAAGCATTACCAGGTGATCACTTATGACCGCAGAGGTCATTCCCGAAGCACCCGGCGTGACCCGGACCGCTTTGATATCGGCCGGCAGGCGCGGGATGCCGTGGCCGTACTGCAGGCAGCCGGGCACGATGCCGCGCTTGTATTCGCCAGCGGCGACGGCGGCGTTATTGCCCTGGAAATGATCAAAAGCCAGCCGCAGGCCATGAAGGCCGCCGTCATTCATGAACCGCCGGTCATCCGGCTGCTGCCGGACAGCAAAAGATGGCGGTATTTCTTCGGCGGCGTCTCGCGGACCGCGGAAATCCATGGAGTCAGCGAAGCGATGTTTATGCTGTCCTTGTCGCTGAAGCTGCCGCCGCAGGCGCAAAGCCGGATCCCGCAGGCGTACAAGGACCGCCTTGCCGGGAATGCGGCTTTTTACGTGAACCATGAACTGACGCCGCTGGTTCACTACAAGCCAAGTGCCGAGCTGCTGCTCGCCAGCGGGGTCCCGCTTAGGTTGGCGGCCGGACGGCTGACGCTGGACAACGATTTGTACTGCGGCCAAACCGCCAAGGTGCTGGCGGAAGCCTTAGGCTCCGAACCCGCCGTTCTGCCCGGCCATCACCTTTCCTTTTTTGATATGCCGGAGGAATGGGCAGCAGCTCTGGCAGAGATTTTACCTGTTGGTTAA
- a CDS encoding MFS transporter: MNKRSVWAWIMYDFANSAYATTVLAVVLPIFYSQVAAATLDSQTASSYLGYTHSVGMLFVALLAPILGAAADRSGKKGNFLRTFSLLGMAATLGFVFIGEGDWLAASTLLVLSTIGFAGANTFYDALLPDLVPSGKREYVSSQGYAYGYIGGGLLLAVNLLMIQQPEWFGLPDTLAGTRLAFASVAVWWLVFSIPIFRVSSKPGNPSSANGGAGNGREARSGFAGLVKTFRELARYPELLKFMAAFWFFNDGINTIILMATIYGTSIGIGSSDLILALLITQFVGFPCTLLLGKLAERFGAKKLLYLSLACYVLIVGLGYFMTSALHFYLLAGMVGLVQGGSQSLARSLFSELMPAKRTGEFFGFVNVTGKFSSIFGPFVFGLVGQITGSTRWGILSLLAFFVIGMALMAWSDMEKGRREAQEDGHSEAGFFPQNAVPLPETIG; this comes from the coding sequence ATGAATAAACGTTCTGTTTGGGCCTGGATCATGTATGACTTTGCCAATTCGGCTTATGCCACGACGGTCTTGGCGGTGGTTCTGCCTATCTTTTATAGTCAGGTAGCGGCAGCTACGCTGGACTCGCAGACAGCATCCTCTTATTTGGGTTACACCCACTCCGTAGGAATGCTGTTTGTAGCTTTGCTTGCGCCGATTCTGGGCGCGGCTGCAGACCGGTCAGGGAAGAAAGGGAATTTCCTCAGAACCTTCTCTCTGCTTGGAATGGCAGCAACGCTGGGATTTGTTTTTATCGGAGAAGGGGACTGGCTGGCGGCTTCGACCCTGCTGGTCTTATCGACGATTGGATTTGCAGGCGCCAACACGTTCTATGATGCGCTGCTGCCTGATTTGGTTCCCTCCGGCAAAAGGGAATATGTCTCCTCGCAAGGCTACGCTTACGGTTACATTGGGGGAGGCCTGCTGCTGGCAGTGAATCTGTTGATGATTCAGCAGCCGGAATGGTTTGGACTGCCGGATACACTGGCAGGAACCCGGCTGGCTTTTGCTAGCGTAGCCGTGTGGTGGCTGGTCTTCTCAATCCCTATATTCCGGGTTAGCAGCAAGCCGGGGAATCCATCTTCGGCAAATGGCGGAGCCGGGAATGGGAGAGAGGCAAGGAGCGGCTTTGCCGGGCTGGTCAAGACCTTCCGTGAGCTAGCCCGTTATCCGGAGCTGCTGAAATTCATGGCCGCCTTCTGGTTCTTCAACGACGGGATCAACACGATTATTTTGATGGCAACTATATATGGTACGAGTATTGGGATTGGCTCCAGTGACCTGATCCTTGCTTTGTTAATCACGCAATTTGTCGGCTTCCCTTGCACACTGCTGCTGGGGAAGCTGGCCGAACGGTTCGGTGCGAAAAAGCTGCTTTATTTATCACTGGCCTGCTATGTGCTTATCGTAGGGTTGGGTTATTTCATGACCAGCGCCCTTCACTTTTACCTTCTGGCGGGCATGGTCGGACTTGTTCAGGGCGGCAGCCAATCGCTGGCCCGATCCTTGTTCAGTGAATTAATGCCGGCCAAGCGGACGGGTGAATTTTTTGGGTTTGTGAATGTAACTGGCAAATTCTCTTCGATATTTGGGCCGTTTGTCTTCGGATTAGTTGGACAAATTACGGGGTCTACCCGCTGGGGCATTTTGTCCCTGCTTGCTTTCTTTGTGATTGGAATGGCGCTTATGGCCTGGTCCGATATGGAGAAAGGGCGGAGGGAAGCCCAGGAGGATGGTCACTCGGAAGCGGGCTTTTTCCCTCAAAATGCCGTTCCGCTGCCGGAGACAATCGGTTAG
- a CDS encoding carbohydrate ABC transporter permease, which produces MKVRGKTNWTVTIFIALGTLFILFPLYMAITISLKNQQDMLTSVFGLPTHWRFENFTEAIRMTNFFRAFGNSAFVTLATAVLTLLTNSLVAYAIARNMNHKFFKGLYFYFISAMFIPFPIIMLPIVKLTSAMGMTNLVGLTILHTVYGLAFNVFVYVGYIRSIPTALEEAARVDGASTWGTFWRIIFPLMMPINATVGILICLSTYNDFLLPLVIISDQSMYTLPLVQYIFQGQFNTEFNLAFASYLLAMLPMILVYVFAQKWIINGVTQGAVK; this is translated from the coding sequence ATGAAGGTTCGGGGAAAAACCAACTGGACGGTTACGATATTCATTGCGCTGGGGACGCTGTTTATCCTGTTCCCTTTGTATATGGCCATTACGATTTCGCTGAAAAATCAGCAGGATATGCTGACCTCGGTGTTTGGCCTGCCGACACATTGGCGGTTTGAAAATTTCACGGAAGCGATCCGCATGACGAATTTCTTCCGCGCATTCGGCAACAGCGCTTTTGTGACCCTGGCAACCGCCGTGCTGACGCTGCTCACCAACTCCCTCGTCGCTTACGCGATTGCGCGTAACATGAACCACAAATTCTTTAAAGGGTTGTATTTCTATTTCATCAGCGCGATGTTTATTCCGTTCCCGATCATCATGCTGCCGATCGTCAAATTGACCTCTGCCATGGGCATGACCAACCTGGTCGGACTGACGATTCTGCATACGGTTTACGGGCTGGCCTTTAACGTGTTTGTTTACGTGGGCTACATCCGCTCCATTCCGACGGCGCTGGAGGAAGCAGCCCGGGTAGACGGGGCCTCGACGTGGGGCACGTTCTGGCGGATCATTTTCCCGCTGATGATGCCGATCAACGCCACTGTAGGCATTTTGATCTGCCTGTCCACATACAATGACTTCCTGCTTCCTCTCGTGATTATCAGCGATCAGAGCATGTATACCCTGCCGCTGGTGCAGTACATTTTCCAGGGTCAGTTCAACACCGAATTCAACCTGGCTTTCGCTTCTTACCTGCTCGCCATGCTGCCGATGATCCTGGTGTACGTATTCGCGCAGAAATGGATTATTAACGGGGTTACGCAAGGAGCCGTCAAATAA
- a CDS encoding methyltransferase domain-containing protein — protein sequence MNQQWNSGTYDSSMSFVSQFGESLIGLLQPQPGERILDWGSGTGDLAALIAQSGADVTGIDVSPEMVRAAQAKHPQLRFIQADAQHYVHDKPADAIFSNAALHWLQDADAAAASMASSLRSGGRLVCEFGGHGNIASVVSGLPQVFEAHGLGSKLRMPWYFPSIGQYTSLLEKHGFTVELALCFARPTPLEDGEQGFRKWLDVFANGILSVLTTEQRERILTDLEEQLRPLLFQDGRWVMDYRRIRVSAFKR from the coding sequence ATGAATCAGCAGTGGAATTCGGGTACCTACGATTCATCCATGTCTTTTGTGTCGCAGTTCGGAGAATCCCTGATCGGGCTCCTGCAGCCGCAGCCGGGAGAACGGATTCTGGATTGGGGCAGCGGCACAGGAGATCTGGCCGCCTTAATAGCACAAAGCGGAGCCGACGTGACGGGAATTGATGTTTCTCCAGAGATGGTTCGAGCCGCTCAAGCCAAACATCCTCAGCTTCGTTTTATCCAAGCCGATGCCCAGCATTATGTACACGACAAACCCGCAGACGCCATATTCAGCAATGCTGCCCTGCACTGGCTTCAGGATGCGGACGCCGCCGCCGCTTCTATGGCCTCCAGCCTTCGGTCAGGCGGCCGCTTGGTGTGCGAATTCGGAGGACACGGCAATATTGCCTCCGTTGTCAGCGGTTTGCCGCAGGTCTTTGAAGCCCACGGTTTGGGCAGCAAGCTGCGAATGCCTTGGTATTTCCCAAGTATCGGCCAATACACGTCTCTACTGGAGAAACACGGCTTTACCGTTGAATTGGCCCTTTGCTTTGCACGGCCTACTCCGCTCGAAGATGGGGAGCAAGGTTTCCGGAAATGGTTGGACGTGTTTGCTAATGGAATCCTAAGCGTTCTGACCACTGAACAACGAGAACGGATCTTAACCGATCTGGAGGAGCAGCTCCGGCCGCTTCTGTTCCAGGATGGCCGCTGGGTGATGGATTACCGGAGAATCCGGGTATCAGCCTTCAAACGTTAA